A genomic window from Lotus japonicus ecotype B-129 chromosome 1, LjGifu_v1.2 includes:
- the LOC130728390 gene encoding uncharacterized protein LOC130728390: MVRNETWCLDNLYTLLPAEAQESLSKIAPQLTLNRADKWIWSPSATGCYTVRNGGTLLHEVWKAPPTGKIKLNTYGSWREPGAFIGGGGLLRGADGGWLHGFWSCGQGQSAFMAELEALRDGLQMAWNSGYKDIVAEVDSRETLHVLRDAASHAFCPVLSEVVKLLSYQWRVDLQWIPRECNATADCLAKLGLDGGILGISYFERPPVEVEPLLLRDSFSAF, translated from the coding sequence ATGGTGCGTAACGAGACCTGGTGCTTGGACAATCTCTACACGCTGCTACCCGCAGAGGCACAGGAAAGTCTATCGAAGATTGCCCCTCAGCTAACCCTCAATCGCGCGGACAAGTGGATTTGGTCCCCTAGTGCAACCGGGTGCTACACGGTGCGAAACGGTGGCACCCTACTTCATGAAGTTTGGAAAGCTCCTCCAACGGGCAAGATCAAATTAAATACTTATGGTAGTTGGAGGGAGCCGGGAGCGTTCATTGGCGGAGGTGGACTGTTGAGAGGAGCGGATGGAGGTTGGCTTCACGGCTTCTGGTCTTGTGGACAGGGACAGAGTGCGTTCATGGCCGAGCTTGAAGCACTAAGAGACGGGCTCCAAATGGCTTGGAACAGCGGGTACAAAGATATCGTAGCAGAGGTGGATAGTAGAGAGACTCTTCACGTGCTAAGGGACGCTGCTTCTCATGCTTTCTGCCCTGTACTAAGCGAGGTGGTTAAGCTCCTGAGTTATCAATGGCGAGTGGACCTTCAATGGATTCCTAGAGAGTGCAACGCAACTGCAGATTGTTTAGCTAAACTAGGCCTGGATGGTGGGATTTTGGGTATTAGCTATTTTGAGAGACCTCCAGTGGAAGTTGAACCTCTCCTCCTGAGGGACTCGTTTTCcgctttttaa
- the LOC130733890 gene encoding peroxidase 4-like, producing MALSSSSSSSTANIFVLSLFMLLLMGSSNSAQLSENFYVKKCPNVFNAVKSVVHSAVANEPRMGGSLLRLFFHDCFVNGCDGSVLLDDTSSFKGEKTALPNSNSLRGFDVIDAIKSKVEAVCPGVVSCADVVAIAARDSVAILGGPYWNVKLGRRDSKTASFNAANSGVLPSPFSSLSDLISKFQAQGLSTKDMVALSGAHTIGKAKCSTFRQRVYNETNNINSLFAQARQRNCPSTSGTIRDNNVAVLDFKTPNQFDNLYYKNLINKKGLLHSDQVLFSGGSTDSLVITYSNNQKAFENDFVNAMIKMGNNNPLTGLNGQIRKHCRRAN from the exons ATggcactttcttcttcttcatcatcttctacaGCCAATATTTTTGTGTTGTCTTTGTTCATGTTGTTGCTTATGGGGAGTTCTAATTCTGCTCAACTTTCTGAGAACTTCTATGTTAAGAAGTGTCCCAATGTTTTCAATGCTGTGAAATCTGTTGTTCATTCTGCTGTGGCTAATGAACCACGCATGGGAGGCTCTCTCCTGCGCCTCTTCTTCCATGACTGCTTTGTCAAT GGTTGTGATGGATCAGTACTACTTGATGACACTTCCTCCTTCAAAGGAGAGAAGACTGCACTGCCCAACAGCAATTCTCTGAGAGGCTTTGATGTCATTGATGCCATAAAGTCTAAGGTGGAGGCAGTGTGCCCTGGTGTGGTTTCATGTGCTGATGTTGTTGCCATTGCTGCTCGTGACTCTGTTGCCATT CTTGGAGGGCCATATTGGAACGTTAAACTTGGAAGAAGGGATTCCAAGACAGCCAGCTTCAACGCTGCAAACAGTGGTGTGCTCCCATCTCCCTTTTCTTCCCTCAGCGATCTCATCTCAAAGTTTCAAGCTCAAGGCCTCTCTACCAAAGACATGGTTGCTTTATCTG GAGCCCACACAATTGGCAAGGCCAAGTGCTCTACCTTCAGACAACGCGTATACAATGAGACCAACAACATCAACAGTTTATTTGCCCAGGCAAGGCAGAGGAATTGTCCAAGTACTAGTGGCACTATAAGAGACAACAATGTAGCTGTGCTAGACTTCAAAACCCCAAACCAATTTGACAACTTGTACTACAAGAACCTCATCAACAAAAAGGGGCTCCTTCATTCTGACCAGGTTCTATTCAGTGGAGGATCCACAGATTCACTTGTTATAACTTACAGCAACAATCAAAAGGCCTTTGAAAATGACTTTGTTAATGCAATGATTAAGATGGGAAACAACAACCCTTTAACTGGGTTAAATGGGCAGATTAGGAAGCATTGCAGAAGAGCAAATTAG